In Deltaproteobacteria bacterium, the genomic stretch TCCGGCGGGTTGAGGTTACCACTTGACATGGGTGGCAAAAAAGGCGAAATATAACGGTCATGATTACGGCGGAGAAGATTGTCAGTCTTGCCGGAGTGGGTGTCTTTGTAGGGGTGGCATGGCTCTTTTCCGAGGACCGCCGCCGCATCGACTGGCGTCTCGTTGCCTGGGGGATCGGGCTCCAGGCCGCGGCGGCCGTGGCGGTCCTCAAGACGGCGCCGGGACGCATGGTCTTCGACGGCGCGAGGGCGGCCATGACGGGGCTCCTCGATTTCACGGCCGTGGGCGCGGGATTCCTCTTCGGAAAGCTCGTCGACGACTTCTCCATCGGCGCGGTCGTGGCCTTCAAGGTTCTGCCGACGATCATCTTCGTCTCTTCGCTCATGGGCGTGCTCTACTACCTGCGGGTCATACAGGCCCTTGTATGGCTCATGGCCCGCATCATGGAGCGCACCATGCGCGCCTCCGGGACCGAGGCCTTCATGGCCGCCATGTTCGTCTTCATGGGCATAGAGGCGGTGACGGCCGTGAAGGACTACGTGGCGAGGATGACCCGCTCCGAGCTCTTCACCCTCATGACGGGCTTCATGTCCACCATCGCGGGAAGCGTCATGGCCGCCTACGTGAGCTTCGGCGCAAGCGCGGGCCACCTGCTGGCCGCCTC encodes the following:
- a CDS encoding NupC/NupG family nucleoside CNT transporter yields the protein MITAEKIVSLAGVGVFVGVAWLFSEDRRRIDWRLVAWGIGLQAAAAVAVLKTAPGRMVFDGARAAMTGLLDFTAVGAGFLFGKLVDDFSIGAVVAFKVLPTIIFVSSLMGVLYYLRVIQALVWLMARIMERTMRASGTEAFMAAMFVFMGIEAVTAVKDYVARMTRSELFTLMTGFMSTIAGSVMAAYVSFGASAGHLLAASVMSAPAAVVISKLMVPERLERPADGPSVTQLRSDDINIIEAAANGAAAGLNLAATIGAMLLAFIAIIGMLDAGLGSLGISFEAILGYLFAPAAFVMGVPPADCLEVGKLLGIKVVFNEFISYQKLQAHITAGTLSERSITIATYGLCSFANFGSIAILMGGIGAVAPSRKKEVAALALRALAAGTMAGFMTATIAGVLV